A stretch of the Streptomyces sp. WMMB303 genome encodes the following:
- a CDS encoding type 1 glutamine amidotransferase domain-containing protein: MRVAFLVAPEGAEQIELTDPWEAVEQAGGTPVLLSTRGEAVQAFNHLDRADTFPVDQLVSQADPTRFDGLVLPGGVANPDLLRTDKNAVGFVRGFFDAGLPVAAICHAPWTLIEADVVRGRTLTSYPSLRTDIRNAGGTWVDEQVKVCDAGTNKLITSRKPDDLKAFDNALLAEFAAGG, from the coding sequence GTGCGAGTGGCCTTTCTCGTCGCGCCCGAGGGCGCTGAGCAGATCGAGCTGACCGACCCGTGGGAGGCCGTCGAGCAGGCGGGCGGGACACCGGTCCTGCTCTCCACACGCGGAGAGGCCGTCCAGGCGTTCAACCACCTGGACCGGGCCGACACCTTCCCCGTCGACCAGCTTGTCTCGCAGGCCGATCCGACCCGCTTCGACGGGCTCGTGCTGCCCGGCGGCGTCGCCAACCCGGACCTGCTGCGCACCGACAAGAACGCCGTCGGGTTCGTGAGGGGTTTCTTCGACGCGGGGCTGCCCGTGGCCGCGATCTGTCACGCCCCCTGGACCCTGATCGAGGCCGACGTGGTGCGCGGTCGCACCCTGACCTCGTACCCCAGCCTGCGCACCGACATCCGCAACGCGGGCGGCACCTGGGTCGACGAGCAGGTCAAGGTCTGCGACGCCGGCACCAACAAGCTGATCACCAGCCGCAAGCCGGACGATCTCAAGGCGTTCGACAACGCGCTGCTCGCCGAGTTCGCCGCCGGGGGCTGA
- a CDS encoding alpha/beta fold hydrolase: MTTASGNATGHPSSPGARAGGTDRWLRRMAAAPNARTRLICFPHAGGSAGFFFPLLKSLPGTVEAYAVQYPGRQDRLAEPCLTSVDELVDAVCGVLRQEPAMPLVLFGHSMGATLAFEVARRRERSGAGSPLGVVVSGRRAPSLQRTETVHQRDDEGLVAEIRRLSGTDDSLLDDPEIRRMFLPALRADYRAIETYRMAPGPPLRCPLSVFVGDADPRVSVAEAEAWRDHTDGELSLQVFPGGHFYLSDRPEEFSHRLTAELSRLCGSLPGRR; this comes from the coding sequence ATGACCACGGCGTCCGGCAACGCGACCGGCCACCCCTCCTCCCCCGGTGCGCGCGCCGGCGGCACCGATCGCTGGCTGCGCCGCATGGCTGCCGCGCCGAACGCCCGTACCCGGCTGATCTGTTTCCCGCACGCCGGAGGTTCGGCCGGCTTCTTCTTCCCTCTCCTGAAGTCCCTGCCGGGCACCGTCGAGGCGTACGCCGTGCAGTATCCGGGGCGCCAGGACCGGCTGGCCGAGCCGTGCCTCACCTCGGTGGACGAGCTGGTCGACGCCGTCTGCGGGGTTCTGCGGCAGGAGCCGGCGATGCCCCTGGTGCTGTTCGGACACAGCATGGGGGCGACGCTCGCCTTCGAGGTGGCGCGGCGCCGGGAGCGGTCAGGTGCCGGGTCCCCGCTGGGGGTGGTCGTCTCCGGCCGTCGGGCGCCTTCGCTGCAGCGCACGGAGACCGTCCACCAGCGCGACGACGAAGGTCTCGTCGCCGAGATCCGCCGGCTGAGCGGCACGGACGACTCGCTGCTGGACGATCCGGAGATCCGCCGGATGTTCCTGCCGGCCCTCCGTGCCGACTACCGGGCGATCGAGACCTACCGCATGGCGCCCGGCCCTCCGCTCCGCTGCCCGCTGAGTGTCTTCGTCGGGGACGCCGACCCCCGCGTCTCCGTCGCCGAGGCGGAGGCGTGGCGCGACCACACGGACGGTGAGCTCTCTCTCCAGGTCTTCCCCGGCGGTCACTTCTACCTCAGCGACCGGCCCGAGGAGTTCTCCCACCGCCTCACCGCTGAGCTGAGCCGACTCTGCGGGTCCCTTCCCGGGCGGCGCTGA
- a CDS encoding lysophospholipid acyltransferase family protein, whose amino-acid sequence MFYYVLKYVLLGPLLRLVFRPRIEGLENVPDEGPAIVAGNHLSVSDHFVMPAILRRRITFLAKAEYFTGPGLKGRLTAAFFHSVGQIPVDRSGKGAGQAAIEEGLGVLGKGELLGIYPEGTRSHDGRLYKGRVGVAAMALGAGVKVIPCAMVGTFELQPPGRKLPRMGRVTIRFGEPLDFSRFAGMEQERAVLRAVTDEIIHEILQLSGQEYVDMYAPDAKAAQAAEGARGTQHGSSGGRQR is encoded by the coding sequence TTGTTCTATTACGTACTGAAGTACGTGCTGCTGGGGCCGCTGCTGCGGCTCGTGTTCCGGCCCCGGATCGAGGGCCTGGAGAACGTGCCCGATGAAGGGCCCGCGATCGTGGCGGGCAACCATCTGTCCGTCTCGGACCACTTCGTGATGCCGGCGATCCTCCGGCGCCGGATCACCTTCCTGGCCAAGGCCGAGTACTTCACCGGGCCGGGGCTCAAGGGCCGGCTGACCGCGGCGTTCTTCCACAGCGTGGGCCAGATCCCGGTCGACCGCTCCGGAAAGGGCGCCGGGCAGGCGGCCATCGAGGAGGGGCTGGGAGTGCTGGGCAAGGGCGAGTTGCTCGGTATCTACCCGGAGGGCACCCGCTCCCACGACGGACGGCTCTACAAGGGCCGGGTCGGGGTGGCGGCGATGGCGCTCGGCGCCGGGGTGAAGGTGATCCCGTGCGCCATGGTGGGCACTTTCGAACTCCAGCCGCCGGGTCGCAAACTGCCCCGCATGGGTCGGGTGACCATCAGGTTCGGCGAGCCGCTGGACTTCTCGCGGTTCGCCGGAATGGAGCAGGAGCGCGCAGTGCTGCGGGCGGTGACCGATGAGATCATCCACGAGATCCTGCAGCTGTCCGGCCAGGAGTACGTGGACATGTACGCCCCCGACGCGAAGGCCGCGCAGGCCGCGGAAGGGGCCCGCGGCACGCAGCACGGGAGCAGCGGCGGCCGACAGCGCTGA
- a CDS encoding DMT family transporter, with protein MAVYVYGLVAACFLGLGFVLQQDAAARAPTADVLSFRLLLDLVRVPRWLLGIASMVVGQLTSAFALMKGHLSTVEPLLATNLLFAMLFARRLSSQRLGWSGWAGVVLLSGGVTAFIVAGRPEGTEYQASALRHWLVFGGLAGIALVLVLIARHLELFKEPPLLAAAAGALYGLQDALTRVVGDIYSASGVVGVLLSWQGYTIVGLAVVGLVLVQSAFEGGPLRMSLPSLTAAEPLAGIACGIGFLGDSIRLTPGALAGEVIGLLAVVVGVFILGRHPVLPSGKQYDPEAGDAAGAPGSGQREAG; from the coding sequence GTGGCTGTCTACGTCTACGGGCTGGTCGCCGCCTGCTTCCTCGGCCTGGGCTTCGTGCTGCAACAGGACGCCGCCGCCCGCGCACCCACCGCCGATGTGCTCTCCTTCCGGCTGCTCCTGGACCTGGTGCGGGTTCCACGCTGGCTGCTGGGCATCGCCAGCATGGTGGTCGGCCAGCTCACCAGCGCCTTCGCCCTGATGAAGGGGCACCTGTCCACGGTCGAGCCGCTGCTGGCCACGAACCTGCTCTTCGCGATGCTGTTCGCCCGGCGGCTGAGCAGCCAGCGGTTGGGCTGGTCGGGCTGGGCCGGGGTGGTGCTGCTCAGCGGGGGAGTGACCGCCTTCATCGTGGCGGGCCGGCCGGAGGGCACGGAGTACCAGGCCAGTGCCCTGCGCCACTGGCTGGTGTTCGGCGGCCTCGCCGGGATCGCGCTCGTCCTCGTGCTCATCGCGCGGCACCTCGAACTCTTCAAGGAGCCGCCGCTGCTGGCCGCCGCAGCCGGGGCACTCTACGGTCTGCAGGATGCACTGACCCGGGTCGTCGGCGACATCTACAGCGCGTCGGGGGTGGTCGGTGTGCTGCTGAGCTGGCAGGGCTACACCATCGTCGGGTTGGCCGTGGTCGGGCTGGTGCTCGTGCAGAGCGCCTTCGAGGGCGGCCCGCTGCGGATGTCGCTGCCGTCCCTCACGGCGGCCGAGCCGCTGGCCGGGATCGCCTGCGGGATCGGCTTCCTGGGGGACTCCATCCGGCTCACGCCGGGCGCGCTGGCCGGCGAGGTGATCGGACTGCTGGCGGTGGTCGTCGGAGTCTTCATCCTGGGGCGCCACCCGGTGCTGCCGTCCGGGAAGCAGTACGACCCCGAGGCGGGCGACGCGGCGGGAGCCCCCGGAAGCGGGCAGCGGGAGGCCGGCTGA
- a CDS encoding alpha/beta hydrolase: MNRRKAAIAAAGTIAAGALTAGLISVPSAVAEGSGPQARSAGHSGAAEARGVKKAAARAARAGIDWKDCPADWGIRDGVQCGWVTVPLDYAKPNGKKIRLAVDRARSTGGKAKRQGSLVYNPGGPGGSGLYFPARIPDKNPLWAKAATAYDFVGFDPRGVGHSAPISCADPQEWVKAPKADPVPGSEADKRAQRKLAKEYADGCQERSGQLLPQLTTPNAARDLDVIRAALGDKKLNYLGVSYGTYMGAVYAELFPRHIRRMITDSIVNPSRRKIWYDVNLDQDVAFQTRWNDWKKWVAEHDDVYGIGSTPEKVEAAWRELRATAEKHPIGGKVGPAELLGVFQSAPYYDSAWARVASVWSAYLNGDEQPLIDAGVPDMSDVAGNKASENGNAVYNAVECNDAKWPSRWRTWDRDNTRLHAKYPFLTWANAWMNYPCAVWPVKQHRPLEIRAKTSYPVLMVQATRDAATPYPGGVELHKRLKGSRLITEKRAGSHGITNLKNPCINERVDAYLLKGTVDRKDVTCAPHATPEPVKSPAKAAAKAEAAAVPTMVP, from the coding sequence GTGAACAGACGGAAGGCGGCCATAGCCGCCGCCGGCACCATCGCCGCCGGAGCCCTCACGGCCGGGCTCATATCCGTGCCGTCCGCCGTCGCGGAAGGCAGCGGCCCGCAGGCCCGCTCGGCCGGGCACTCGGGCGCCGCCGAGGCGCGCGGGGTCAAGAAGGCCGCGGCCCGGGCCGCACGCGCCGGCATCGACTGGAAGGACTGCCCCGCGGACTGGGGCATCAGGGACGGCGTCCAGTGCGGCTGGGTCACCGTTCCCCTCGACTACGCCAAGCCGAACGGCAAGAAGATCCGGCTCGCCGTCGACCGGGCGCGCAGTACCGGCGGCAAGGCGAAGCGGCAGGGCTCCCTCGTCTACAACCCCGGCGGCCCCGGCGGCTCCGGGCTCTACTTCCCGGCCCGGATCCCGGACAAGAACCCGCTGTGGGCGAAGGCCGCCACCGCCTACGACTTCGTGGGCTTCGACCCGCGCGGTGTCGGGCACTCGGCTCCCATCTCCTGCGCCGACCCGCAGGAGTGGGTCAAGGCCCCCAAGGCGGACCCGGTCCCGGGCAGCGAGGCCGACAAGCGGGCCCAGCGCAAGCTCGCCAAGGAGTACGCCGACGGCTGCCAGGAGCGCAGCGGCCAGCTGCTGCCGCAGCTCACGACGCCCAACGCCGCCCGCGACCTGGATGTGATCCGGGCCGCACTGGGCGACAAGAAGCTCAACTACCTCGGCGTCTCCTACGGTACCTACATGGGCGCCGTCTACGCCGAGCTCTTCCCCCGCCACATCCGCCGGATGATCACCGACAGCATCGTCAACCCCTCCCGGCGCAAGATCTGGTACGACGTCAACCTCGACCAGGACGTGGCCTTCCAGACCCGCTGGAACGACTGGAAGAAGTGGGTGGCCGAGCACGACGACGTCTACGGCATCGGTTCGACACCCGAGAAGGTCGAGGCGGCGTGGCGGGAGCTGCGCGCCACCGCCGAGAAGCACCCCATCGGCGGGAAGGTCGGCCCGGCCGAACTGCTCGGCGTCTTCCAGAGCGCGCCGTACTACGACTCGGCATGGGCCCGGGTGGCCTCGGTGTGGTCGGCCTATCTCAACGGCGACGAGCAGCCGCTGATCGATGCCGGGGTACCGGACATGTCGGATGTCGCGGGCAACAAGGCGAGCGAGAACGGCAACGCCGTCTACAACGCCGTCGAGTGCAACGACGCCAAGTGGCCCAGCAGGTGGCGGACCTGGGACCGGGACAACACCCGGCTGCATGCGAAGTACCCCTTCCTCACCTGGGCCAACGCGTGGATGAACTACCCGTGCGCCGTCTGGCCGGTCAAGCAGCACCGGCCGCTGGAGATCCGCGCCAAGACCTCCTATCCGGTGCTGATGGTCCAGGCCACCCGGGACGCCGCCACGCCTTACCCGGGCGGTGTCGAGCTGCACAAGCGGCTCAAGGGCTCCCGCCTGATCACGGAGAAGAGAGCGGGTTCGCACGGCATCACCAACCTGAAGAACCCGTGCATCAACGAGCGCGTCGACGCCTACCTCCTGAAGGGAACCGTCGACCGCAAGGATGTGACCTGCGCTCCGCACGCGACCCCGGAGCCGGTCAAGTCGCCTGCCAAGGCGGCGGCGAAGGCCGAGGCCGCGGCAGTGCCCACGATGGTGCCCTGA
- a CDS encoding 2-oxo acid dehydrogenase subunit E2 — MTAVRQHRQKAGEQGGSPSTVAYVLYAAARVLAAHPEANAAFRGGIRPRVGHFGTVAAKLTLDKRMGGRRVVLSAVLPDVHLRSLRDVARSTARFRDGDPESMPEFAGVRALQRLPGPLGRLVHRAGTRPLRRRLATTGTFTVTSLGHRPLTWFHSVGGTTVTLGLGAVADRPVVRGDAVITAPVLPLSLTFDHRVIDGAEAADVLGDIKHALENFGRLGPEGGDAADGEALGSGPAGPGRQGP, encoded by the coding sequence ATGACCGCCGTGCGGCAGCACCGGCAAAAGGCCGGCGAGCAGGGCGGCAGCCCCTCGACCGTCGCCTACGTGCTGTACGCGGCCGCGCGTGTGCTGGCCGCGCATCCCGAGGCGAACGCCGCGTTCCGCGGCGGCATTCGGCCCCGTGTCGGCCACTTCGGCACCGTGGCTGCGAAGCTGACGCTGGACAAGAGGATGGGCGGGCGCCGTGTCGTCCTCTCGGCGGTGCTGCCGGACGTGCATCTGAGGAGCCTTCGGGACGTCGCCCGGAGCACGGCTCGCTTCCGCGACGGTGATCCGGAGTCGATGCCGGAGTTCGCCGGGGTACGGGCTCTGCAGCGGCTGCCGGGACCGCTGGGGCGGCTCGTCCACCGGGCGGGAACGCGGCCGCTGCGCCGCCGCCTCGCCACCACCGGCACGTTCACCGTCACCTCTTTGGGACACCGGCCCCTCACCTGGTTCCACTCCGTCGGCGGCACCACGGTCACCCTCGGCCTGGGCGCGGTCGCGGACCGCCCGGTGGTGCGCGGTGACGCCGTCATCACGGCGCCCGTGCTGCCGCTCTCCCTCACGTTCGACCATCGGGTGATCGACGGGGCCGAGGCGGCGGATGTGCTCGGCGACATCAAGCACGCGTTGGAGAACTTCGGCCGGCTCGGCCCGGAGGGCGGCGACGCCGCGGACGGAGAGGCACTCGGGTCCGGCCCGGCGGGCCCCGGCCGACAGGGTCCGTGA